The Anas platyrhynchos isolate ZD024472 breed Pekin duck chromosome 3, IASCAAS_PekinDuck_T2T, whole genome shotgun sequence genome includes a window with the following:
- the GTF3C6 gene encoding general transcription factor 3C polypeptide 6 isoform X5 — protein MLTFTHYEQLVMVELSGIIDSDFLEKCENKCKILGIETERPILQVDRYVFAGEYEDALGTCVVFEENTEHVDAEGNQKVQLKYKCHTMKKLNMTRTLLTEKKEGEENVDGVEWLQIKDRDFSYSRPNTICSFLHEKEDSDESAQAPDKLAEESEGEVSDKGNSDTNCDQAQDKLAEESEGEASDRGNSDTNCDLEKQHGLETDASSLPLPHSPASEAEGSPSASVALEDAPP, from the exons ATGTTGACATTTACTCACTAC GAGCAGCTGGTCATGGTGGAGCTGTCAGGAATTATCGATTCAGACTTCttagaaaaatgtgaaaacaaatgCAAGATTTTG GGAATAGAGACAGAGAGGCCCATTTTACAAGTGGACAGATACGTCTTTGCAGGGGAATACGAAG ATGCCTTGGGAACCTGTGtggtttttgaagaaaacacagagcaTG TAGATGCAGAAGGCAACCAGAAAGTACAGCTCAAGTACAAGTGCCATACAATGAAGAAGCTGAATATGACACGGACACTTCTGacagagaagaaggaaggagaagagaatgTTG ATGGCGTGGAGTGGTTACAGATCAAGGACAGAGACTTTTCCTACAGCAGGCCTAATACGATTTGTAGCTTTCTGCATGAAAAGGAAGATTCAGATGAGTCAGCTCAAGCCCCAGACAAACTAGCTGAAGAGTCAGAGGGAGAGGTGAGTGACAAAGGAAATTCTGACACGAACTGTGATCAGGCTCAAGACAAGCTAGCTGAAGAGTCAGAGGGAGAGGCGAGTGACAGAGGAAATTCCGACACAAACTGCGATCTGGAAAAGCAGCACGGCTTGGAAACAGatgcttcttctcttcctctgcctCATAGTCCTGCTTCTGAGGCAGAGGGATCTCCTTCTGCAAGTGTTGCCTTAGAAGATGCCCCTCCGTGA
- the GTF3C6 gene encoding general transcription factor 3C polypeptide 6 isoform X4 — protein sequence MAAVEGVEGGERKEEDEEEVEEQLVMVELSGIIDSDFLEKCENKCKILGIETERPILQVDRYVFAGEYEDAEGNQKVQLKYKCHTMKKLNMTRTLLTEKKEGEENVDGVEWLQIKDRDFSYSRPNTICSFLHEKEDSDESAQAPDKLAEESEGEVSDKGNSDTNCDQAQDKLAEESEGEASDRGNSDTNCDLEKQHGLETDASSLPLPHSPASEAEGSPSASVALEDAPP from the exons ATGGCGGCGGTAGAGGGAGTGGAGGGGGGCGAGAGGAAAGAGGAGGACgaagaggaggtggag GAGCAGCTGGTCATGGTGGAGCTGTCAGGAATTATCGATTCAGACTTCttagaaaaatgtgaaaacaaatgCAAGATTTTG GGAATAGAGACAGAGAGGCCCATTTTACAAGTGGACAGATACGTCTTTGCAGGGGAATACGAAG ATGCAGAAGGCAACCAGAAAGTACAGCTCAAGTACAAGTGCCATACAATGAAGAAGCTGAATATGACACGGACACTTCTGacagagaagaaggaaggagaagagaatgTTG ATGGCGTGGAGTGGTTACAGATCAAGGACAGAGACTTTTCCTACAGCAGGCCTAATACGATTTGTAGCTTTCTGCATGAAAAGGAAGATTCAGATGAGTCAGCTCAAGCCCCAGACAAACTAGCTGAAGAGTCAGAGGGAGAGGTGAGTGACAAAGGAAATTCTGACACGAACTGTGATCAGGCTCAAGACAAGCTAGCTGAAGAGTCAGAGGGAGAGGCGAGTGACAGAGGAAATTCCGACACAAACTGCGATCTGGAAAAGCAGCACGGCTTGGAAACAGatgcttcttctcttcctctgcctCATAGTCCTGCTTCTGAGGCAGAGGGATCTCCTTCTGCAAGTGTTGCCTTAGAAGATGCCCCTCCGTGA
- the GTF3C6 gene encoding general transcription factor 3C polypeptide 6 isoform X3: MAAVEGVEGGERKEEDEEEVEEQLVMVELSGIIDSDFLEKCENKCKILGIETERPILQVDRYVFAGEYEVDAEGNQKVQLKYKCHTMKKLNMTRTLLTEKKEGEENVDGVEWLQIKDRDFSYSRPNTICSFLHEKEDSDESAQAPDKLAEESEGEVSDKGNSDTNCDQAQDKLAEESEGEASDRGNSDTNCDLEKQHGLETDASSLPLPHSPASEAEGSPSASVALEDAPP, encoded by the exons ATGGCGGCGGTAGAGGGAGTGGAGGGGGGCGAGAGGAAAGAGGAGGACgaagaggaggtggag GAGCAGCTGGTCATGGTGGAGCTGTCAGGAATTATCGATTCAGACTTCttagaaaaatgtgaaaacaaatgCAAGATTTTG GGAATAGAGACAGAGAGGCCCATTTTACAAGTGGACAGATACGTCTTTGCAGGGGAATACGAAG TAGATGCAGAAGGCAACCAGAAAGTACAGCTCAAGTACAAGTGCCATACAATGAAGAAGCTGAATATGACACGGACACTTCTGacagagaagaaggaaggagaagagaatgTTG ATGGCGTGGAGTGGTTACAGATCAAGGACAGAGACTTTTCCTACAGCAGGCCTAATACGATTTGTAGCTTTCTGCATGAAAAGGAAGATTCAGATGAGTCAGCTCAAGCCCCAGACAAACTAGCTGAAGAGTCAGAGGGAGAGGTGAGTGACAAAGGAAATTCTGACACGAACTGTGATCAGGCTCAAGACAAGCTAGCTGAAGAGTCAGAGGGAGAGGCGAGTGACAGAGGAAATTCCGACACAAACTGCGATCTGGAAAAGCAGCACGGCTTGGAAACAGatgcttcttctcttcctctgcctCATAGTCCTGCTTCTGAGGCAGAGGGATCTCCTTCTGCAAGTGTTGCCTTAGAAGATGCCCCTCCGTGA
- the GTF3C6 gene encoding general transcription factor 3C polypeptide 6 isoform X7 → MGIETERPILQVDRYVFAGEYEDALGTCVVFEENTEHDAEGNQKVQLKYKCHTMKKLNMTRTLLTEKKEGEENVDGVEWLQIKDRDFSYSRPNTICSFLHEKEDSDESAQAPDKLAEESEGEVSDKGNSDTNCDQAQDKLAEESEGEASDRGNSDTNCDLEKQHGLETDASSLPLPHSPASEAEGSPSASVALEDAPP, encoded by the exons ATG GGAATAGAGACAGAGAGGCCCATTTTACAAGTGGACAGATACGTCTTTGCAGGGGAATACGAAG ATGCCTTGGGAACCTGTGtggtttttgaagaaaacacagagcaTG ATGCAGAAGGCAACCAGAAAGTACAGCTCAAGTACAAGTGCCATACAATGAAGAAGCTGAATATGACACGGACACTTCTGacagagaagaaggaaggagaagagaatgTTG ATGGCGTGGAGTGGTTACAGATCAAGGACAGAGACTTTTCCTACAGCAGGCCTAATACGATTTGTAGCTTTCTGCATGAAAAGGAAGATTCAGATGAGTCAGCTCAAGCCCCAGACAAACTAGCTGAAGAGTCAGAGGGAGAGGTGAGTGACAAAGGAAATTCTGACACGAACTGTGATCAGGCTCAAGACAAGCTAGCTGAAGAGTCAGAGGGAGAGGCGAGTGACAGAGGAAATTCCGACACAAACTGCGATCTGGAAAAGCAGCACGGCTTGGAAACAGatgcttcttctcttcctctgcctCATAGTCCTGCTTCTGAGGCAGAGGGATCTCCTTCTGCAAGTGTTGCCTTAGAAGATGCCCCTCCGTGA
- the GTF3C6 gene encoding general transcription factor 3C polypeptide 6 isoform X1, with translation MAAVEGVEGGERKEEDEEEVEEQLVMVELSGIIDSDFLEKCENKCKILGIETERPILQVDRYVFAGEYEDALGTCVVFEENTEHVDAEGNQKVQLKYKCHTMKKLNMTRTLLTEKKEGEENVDGVEWLQIKDRDFSYSRPNTICSFLHEKEDSDESAQAPDKLAEESEGEVSDKGNSDTNCDQAQDKLAEESEGEASDRGNSDTNCDLEKQHGLETDASSLPLPHSPASEAEGSPSASVALEDAPP, from the exons ATGGCGGCGGTAGAGGGAGTGGAGGGGGGCGAGAGGAAAGAGGAGGACgaagaggaggtggag GAGCAGCTGGTCATGGTGGAGCTGTCAGGAATTATCGATTCAGACTTCttagaaaaatgtgaaaacaaatgCAAGATTTTG GGAATAGAGACAGAGAGGCCCATTTTACAAGTGGACAGATACGTCTTTGCAGGGGAATACGAAG ATGCCTTGGGAACCTGTGtggtttttgaagaaaacacagagcaTG TAGATGCAGAAGGCAACCAGAAAGTACAGCTCAAGTACAAGTGCCATACAATGAAGAAGCTGAATATGACACGGACACTTCTGacagagaagaaggaaggagaagagaatgTTG ATGGCGTGGAGTGGTTACAGATCAAGGACAGAGACTTTTCCTACAGCAGGCCTAATACGATTTGTAGCTTTCTGCATGAAAAGGAAGATTCAGATGAGTCAGCTCAAGCCCCAGACAAACTAGCTGAAGAGTCAGAGGGAGAGGTGAGTGACAAAGGAAATTCTGACACGAACTGTGATCAGGCTCAAGACAAGCTAGCTGAAGAGTCAGAGGGAGAGGCGAGTGACAGAGGAAATTCCGACACAAACTGCGATCTGGAAAAGCAGCACGGCTTGGAAACAGatgcttcttctcttcctctgcctCATAGTCCTGCTTCTGAGGCAGAGGGATCTCCTTCTGCAAGTGTTGCCTTAGAAGATGCCCCTCCGTGA
- the GTF3C6 gene encoding general transcription factor 3C polypeptide 6 isoform X2 encodes MAAVEGVEGGERKEEDEEEVEEQLVMVELSGIIDSDFLEKCENKCKILGIETERPILQVDRYVFAGEYEDALGTCVVFEENTEHDAEGNQKVQLKYKCHTMKKLNMTRTLLTEKKEGEENVDGVEWLQIKDRDFSYSRPNTICSFLHEKEDSDESAQAPDKLAEESEGEVSDKGNSDTNCDQAQDKLAEESEGEASDRGNSDTNCDLEKQHGLETDASSLPLPHSPASEAEGSPSASVALEDAPP; translated from the exons ATGGCGGCGGTAGAGGGAGTGGAGGGGGGCGAGAGGAAAGAGGAGGACgaagaggaggtggag GAGCAGCTGGTCATGGTGGAGCTGTCAGGAATTATCGATTCAGACTTCttagaaaaatgtgaaaacaaatgCAAGATTTTG GGAATAGAGACAGAGAGGCCCATTTTACAAGTGGACAGATACGTCTTTGCAGGGGAATACGAAG ATGCCTTGGGAACCTGTGtggtttttgaagaaaacacagagcaTG ATGCAGAAGGCAACCAGAAAGTACAGCTCAAGTACAAGTGCCATACAATGAAGAAGCTGAATATGACACGGACACTTCTGacagagaagaaggaaggagaagagaatgTTG ATGGCGTGGAGTGGTTACAGATCAAGGACAGAGACTTTTCCTACAGCAGGCCTAATACGATTTGTAGCTTTCTGCATGAAAAGGAAGATTCAGATGAGTCAGCTCAAGCCCCAGACAAACTAGCTGAAGAGTCAGAGGGAGAGGTGAGTGACAAAGGAAATTCTGACACGAACTGTGATCAGGCTCAAGACAAGCTAGCTGAAGAGTCAGAGGGAGAGGCGAGTGACAGAGGAAATTCCGACACAAACTGCGATCTGGAAAAGCAGCACGGCTTGGAAACAGatgcttcttctcttcctctgcctCATAGTCCTGCTTCTGAGGCAGAGGGATCTCCTTCTGCAAGTGTTGCCTTAGAAGATGCCCCTCCGTGA
- the GTF3C6 gene encoding general transcription factor 3C polypeptide 6 isoform X6, translated as MGIETERPILQVDRYVFAGEYEDALGTCVVFEENTEHVDAEGNQKVQLKYKCHTMKKLNMTRTLLTEKKEGEENVDGVEWLQIKDRDFSYSRPNTICSFLHEKEDSDESAQAPDKLAEESEGEVSDKGNSDTNCDQAQDKLAEESEGEASDRGNSDTNCDLEKQHGLETDASSLPLPHSPASEAEGSPSASVALEDAPP; from the exons ATG GGAATAGAGACAGAGAGGCCCATTTTACAAGTGGACAGATACGTCTTTGCAGGGGAATACGAAG ATGCCTTGGGAACCTGTGtggtttttgaagaaaacacagagcaTG TAGATGCAGAAGGCAACCAGAAAGTACAGCTCAAGTACAAGTGCCATACAATGAAGAAGCTGAATATGACACGGACACTTCTGacagagaagaaggaaggagaagagaatgTTG ATGGCGTGGAGTGGTTACAGATCAAGGACAGAGACTTTTCCTACAGCAGGCCTAATACGATTTGTAGCTTTCTGCATGAAAAGGAAGATTCAGATGAGTCAGCTCAAGCCCCAGACAAACTAGCTGAAGAGTCAGAGGGAGAGGTGAGTGACAAAGGAAATTCTGACACGAACTGTGATCAGGCTCAAGACAAGCTAGCTGAAGAGTCAGAGGGAGAGGCGAGTGACAGAGGAAATTCCGACACAAACTGCGATCTGGAAAAGCAGCACGGCTTGGAAACAGatgcttcttctcttcctctgcctCATAGTCCTGCTTCTGAGGCAGAGGGATCTCCTTCTGCAAGTGTTGCCTTAGAAGATGCCCCTCCGTGA